The Salvia miltiorrhiza cultivar Shanhuang (shh) chromosome 2, IMPLAD_Smil_shh, whole genome shotgun sequence DNA window TGGACAAGGGGAGAGAGATTATCAAAGCAACAATGATTTCTTTGCTCCAAACACTTTTTACTCATTGTCTCTttgggtgcgttctctttggttgtaaatttattatgagaaaaagagggataaacaaaatttcaccctttaaattcttcatttctttttccacatttcctacttgacccttactcattgttcatttacactacaaaggagggataatattatccctccaaaaatggtgtgataatattatccttccttTGTaatgtaaatgaggaatgagtaggggtcaagtaggaaatgtggaaaaagaaaggaaggatttaaagggttaaattttatttatccttccTTTCAGGGACGGATCCAAAAATTTTTTGTCACGGGGGCAcaaaataactatatatataaaatttgttaaaaaaaactACATTCTTTGAAAAACAAAATACTACATAATAATTCAAGTCTATTATAATTGAAACCTAGCTAcaacaataaaaatttattatataaaatataatataatttataattacagaattcataattaatatattaaaatttataaaatataattaataaaaatttatacaaaaataataaagacattaaaatttttataaccACAGAATTCTAAGATTACagagttttataaaaatttatattataattaatgaaaatatgTATTATAATTACAGAATTTTGAGATTGGCAATAATaagatataataaaatttatataaatatacatatataattaatatatatagaaaatgtTGTGGGGGCACATGCCGCCGTACTAGGAGCCGTGAATCCGTCTCTGCTTCCTTTTTCCATAATAAATTTAGAGACCCTAGTATTATTTATTGACATTGTCCCATGATGCTATTGCTTGGTGTTAAAGCTGTCTGTGCTTTGCAACTAGTCATCCTCTTTTTATTCTAGGATTGGTTTTCAGGGTGTTGCATGTGTGCATTGCTATCAATGATTATAAGCACTTTTGCTTTCAATTCCTAAAtgatgattttatttaaaaagattAAAAAGCACATACGTTTCCCAATTGAGACTACGTAGCTTatctagaaaataatcaaatcGAGCATGTTGGTTGTAGCATGAAAATGTTTTTGACCTAAATATATTGGCATGCAGTTTTACTGAAATTTAATTATGTGAAACTAATAATTTCCACCAGGAAAGTAGTCGTATCATACAATtaatctatatatgtatatactaatataaaaaagaTACAAAATATGTCTATGACAATTTTCAATCATATGGAGTTTAACCTTCTGCATCATGATTAAGAACTaatctattttataaaatagtCATGTTTTACAAAACTTGATTGACTTAttatattactattttttttaaaagtaatATCACACATATAACAATTTATTATTAGGTGCAACGTAGTACTCCCTCTGCCCCCGAATAACTTCTTAGGATGGAGACGTACGAGTTTTAAGATAAAGTTATtagtgtattgaaagtgataaaaaaaatattataattagtattgaaaatggtgaaaatatgttataattagtgttgaataaatgaaaaataagaataaattaattaagtattattagtggtgagaTAGTGTCCCAAAATGAATAGAAAATTATTTGGGAATGGTCTAAAAGGAAAGATAAGAAGTTAATTATTTGGAGATAGAGTGAGTAGAACCTTCCATCTACAATAGTGTTTATGATCATATTTTTATGCTAAAAAGACCCCAAATAAACATAAGATTACAAGCAAAACATTACGACCGCATACTCTTACTCTAACAAAAATCAGTATCGTATATATATGATGTTGTATTcgatttttcttgtagtgccaGAACTATTTTAAATTTAGAGCAACAGCTATTGAGAGGATTGGGACATCTTTACAATCAACAAGTCTTAAATCATTGGCAACTTTTTAGGTCATGCCATTTTGGATTGCTTATGAAATCCTTAAAAACAATTTTCTACGCATAGGACCTCTTTTTAGTTAATCTTTTTCTATATATTAGCAGAAAAAGAGTACGTCATACgcatattattttatttgataaaataaaaaatataaatataatatttattatatttaattttttaaattaacaaTTTGATCTActtaattctatttttaaaaatttattaattcattacttctactaatataatttattgaatagatatatttatttatttataagtgttatcaatagctatagatatatatcacatagatttaatgtaatatttaatgaattaatatatttttataaatatataatatataaaataattttaaaataaaacatgtaaTGAGGATAAAATAAACAATTCACATATTGTGCTCAAGGCTTTTTACTATAGTAGTAGTATAGataaagattatatatatagaagtcACAAAACACATCTTTGGTTATTCGCTTGTAAATGAGATTGCCACATCACGCGCAATTTATCTCTTGATATTGACTCCTTCATCAGGCACTTAAATCGACAGATTGTTGCACAGGCTGCAACTTCTATTGATTAATCTTTGAAATTTCATTTTACCTAGTGTGCgttcttttttattataaatttatcatagaaaaagaaagaataaataaaatttattatttaaatcatTTCTTTCCTTTTCATATTTTCTACTTTACCCTTAATCATTTTCTATTTACATTACAAAGgatagataatattatcacattatttttgaatggataatattatcccttctttgtagtgtaaatgagaaatgagtaagggtcaaatagggaatatagaaaaagaaatgaaagatttaaattgtaaaattttatttattttttatttttttatgataaatttacaataaaagaaAACGCACACTCGACCCAGGGGTATAACCGTCTTAACATGGTCGGTCTTACGAAAACTGATTTAAAACTCGGAAACCCAAAGTCCAAAGAGCAATAGTTATAGTAAACGACAAAACCATGCTAGAGTCAGTAGAGTGGTAGTGAATTCGTCCGACAAGTGTCCCAGGAATTCTGATCTCGCCACGTGGATGGCCACAACGAGGGCACTGGTATCTTCGCGCCGCAGAACACAAGCCTCTAACCATGGTTAGCTTCCCGCCAACCACGATTCTTAGCCGCCGCTTCACCCACCTAATCACTCATGTTTAATCACAGACcgccttttctttttcttcctttcCCGTTTTTTTTTGTTACAGCCGCATTATTATCATAATCCACTTCAGAATCTctctttttgttttcttctcTCTGTAGATGCAAATGGAAATGAATTAGTGAAAGCGCCGCCGTGTGTGAACATGGGGGTTGGTGGGCAACCGAGTTGAACCGGCGTTTCCCAATTTTTGTTTGAGATTTCAAGGCTAGCTTTTGAGTTTTATTGCTAGGTTTATAGCAACGCAAATCATTTAATTCTTTGTTGTGGATGATGGCTCAAACTTCGTTGCTTCTTAATTACGTCTTTTGTTGTAGCTTGAGTTTCATACGTACGTGATAACTATTTCCCATCATTTTAATTGGAAGTTTTTGTGGATATAATGTCAAAAGTTTCGGCTTCAATGAAGATTAGTTGAGTGGAAAATAGATTTAATTTGGAGCATGCAAGAAAACAATATGGTAGAATCCGAGATTTTGTCAACTGAATCCAATATTCTGAATCAAACAAAATTGGATGAGCAGCCAGTAAAGAAAAAACGCAATCTTCCGGGAATGCCTGGTAAAAAATTCTCAAGTTTTTTTGGTGATTGATTTTTGGGATGTAATAATGAAGTGATGATTGGTATGTAGATCCGGATGCGGATGTGATAGCTCTATCGCCGAAAACGTTGCTGGCGACCAACAGATTCGTGTGCGAGATCTGCAACAAAGGGTTTCAAAGGGAGCAGAATCTGCAGCTCCACCGGCGCGGCCACAACCTGCCGTGGAAGCTCCGGCAGCGGAGCGGGAAGGAGCTGCGGAAGCGCGTGTACGTGTGCCCGGAGGCCAGCTGCGTCCACCACAACCCATCGAGGGCGCTGGGCGATCTCACCGGAATCAAGAAGCATTTCTGCCGGAAACACTTGGACAAGAAGTATAAATGCCACCGCTGCCCCAAGAAATATGCGCTTCAGTCCGACTGCAAAGCACACATCAAGGCTTGCGGCACTCGTGAGTATTCTTGTCGTTGTGGAACTTTGTTTTCTCggtaattaactttttttttctctctctctcacattaAACTTCATGTTATTTTTTTACTTCTTTCAAAATTCATACGTCTATccccaaagttggtgtatttagacGGTAAATAACCCTCATTGATTGCTCATGGAGTTGAGTTATGGTGTTAATTTAATAGGAGGGACAGCTTTGTTACGCATAGGGCGTTTTGCGATGCATTATCGAGGGAGAATGCGCGGTCGCAGCCGCCACCCATGGTTGCTCCACTGCCAGCTTCGagtcctccaccaccgccgcttAGTCCGTCTGCGACGGTCTTGTCGATTCAAAGTTCGGGTAACTTTTTGATCCATCTTCTTATGCTACGTTTGTTGACGGAGCGAGGATATATATATCCCTATCattatagaaataattaaaacatatatGGATTTTGTTTACAGCACGTGAAATAAGTTGGTCTAAATTCTTTTCACGTTTTTGTTGCCGTGGAAAATTTGTTTTCTTGAATAACATTTGCATTTGTCAATTACGTGTGGTTGAGAAACAATTAATATTCTCactgtgtgtgagagagagagagagttgatcATCAAAACAATGTAAATGGCATATGTGCATGCAAATTTTCTACATCTAGCTACTTTAGTTTGGTTAGTTCCATTATTCGCATAGCTCACTCtataaaaaacaataattaactATTAAAAATGTACGagtcttaattatttttatttaatttacacGTTCTTCTTTATCTATTTGCCAAAAAGAAATAAGCTCTATTTTAAGTGGATGTATGGAGTATCATAAAAATACTCATGCGAGTGTATTGCGCATAGCATCTTTAATTTGAAGAAGAAGCATTGCACTTTTCATCACCATTATGCATGACTCTTTCTTTTCCTAGCAACACTAGAACTCGCAGAAAACTCAAACGCCGAGCTCCAACCACCGCCACCTCCGGCGCCGACCGCAGCTGCTACCACTAGTAATAACACCCGAAGCAGCAGCGGAGGCTTTTTGGGTAGTATGCTGAGTTCATCATCGACATACCCGAGCCTGCTATGCAGCATAGCCGGGCCCCATCAGCGCTCCGTGTCGCTGTCGCTGTTCGAAAAGCAGCAACTACACTACGTCCCAAGGCAGCCAGCGGCGCTATCCGCAACCGCTCTGCTCCAGAAGGCCGCCCAAATGGGAGCAACATCCTCCTTCCTCCGTGGCCTGGGCTTGGCGCTGCCGTCTTCCTCGTCTATCATGAAGCTCGACAACACCTCGCTCGGGCTCCCATCATCGTCGAGTTTGAACGAATTGATGATGAGCTCTTCCACGCTGTTTCGTAGCAAGCCCGCGACTCTGGATTTGCTGGGGCTGGGAGTGCCAGCTGCTGAGGCTTCGTCGTCGGGCGGTTTTTCGGCCTTTCGGGATGATTCGGAGAGGAAATATAACCAAAGCAGATTCTGCAAGCATGATTGATATTGAAATCTGCAAGAAATTTTGTGCTATATACATTTTGCATATTCACATATAGATATTTCAGAACACAAAGCTGCTGAACAAAGTAAAATACTGTACTATATATCTCTTATCATCTATCTACATGACTTGGGGCATATATTCACAATCAGAGTTGTTCTTTAATCGAGCGAAGAATTGCAAGctcaataatttaatttaaatatgtgCTACTTGTTCTTGTGAAGGAACATGTCCATGTTCAATATGTTTATCTGTTACTGTaaagtagattttttttttaaggagctTATATTCTGTTTGTATTTTAAGCAAGGGCGGATCTAGGATTTGCGGATTGGGGGAGGGAGAAGGCTGAACAAGAAACTTGGAGGTATTAATTGCACGGGTGTTTGGGGGTGGACCGGGTGGTGCACTACCCGATTTTTTTCGGGTAGAGTACGTGAACCCGGCCCCATTCCCACCCCTAATTGAAGTATACTAAAGGTTCAGCTGATAATTGTGGAATTATGTTTGAGAAGAATAAGAATTATGGAGGAAATCCATTAATGGGGTTTGTTGATGGTCTCAAACAGGCATCTTCACCTTATATGGGACTGTTGGTGGAATGTTTCATGGAGATCATTAATTATTGCAGTTTTTTGTTGCTCTGTCTGACACTGAGGCTGAGTACATGACAATGATAGAAACAATGAAAGGAGTTTGGTTTAGAGGAATACTTGGGTGTTTCAAAAATATGTTGAGATTTTCTACGACACTTAGCTAACCACCAGGTGTTTCATGAGCATTCTAAGCACATTAATGTGCGGTATCATTTCATTCATGATTTGGTGAATAAATGAGTTATTCAAGTATCAGTACCAACAGAGTGGATTGTTAAGTTCGAGCATTATCTGGAATGGGTGAAGATTGTATGATCTGGGATGTTATGCAGTTAGATATATGGATCATGCATGATTAGTGCAAGCAAGGCACTACCATTAGTTGGGGGATTTGGTTGCAACTAACTCTTTAGTTTGCTATGAAGATTAGTTAGTTATGACTCAGGCTCTCATCTCAGCCGTTGATCATGCATAGCTGGAATCATCTTGTAGAGTATATAAACATTTGATATTCATTCCATGAAAGAGAGTGATATTAATTACTTGAAAGTGGGGTGTATAGATTTAGAGAGATGTTCCTTGTTCTTGGAGCTCGAAGTCTATTCTTTGTATCTGTGAATTGTCATCATCAATATAGAATCATACCATCTACCGTGAACGTAGGCACATTGTCAAATCATGTAAATCTTGCGTCTGGTTTGTGCTTTGCATTGTATTGATTGTGTTAGGTTTGGTGTGGTTGTGTTGTATTCCCAATTGGTTTACAAATAGCAAGAACTAGCAACCAATTATCATAGATGAAGTGGAAATACACCAACTTAATTTGGAGACTTAATTATGTTTATCAACTTACACTAAAAGTTGAATCAAAGTTACAAAAGTATGGATGTAGATATTCAAAGTTTTGTATATTCTCCTAAAGAGATGAATGTATATGAACGAGTGGAGTGACCCAATCGAAGAAATGATGCTCGTGTGATTGAAGAGGATAAACCGTAGGATGAAGAATATGAACAAGAATGCAAGGAGATGGAAGCTGAGCAGGGAGAATGTTTGGTGATGGAGCGAGTCCTTACTAGCCCAATGCAACAAAATGACGAGTCTTAGCTAAGGCACAATAATCTCATGGAAAGTTATGCTCGCTAGCTTGTTATTGATAGATGCATCTTTAACAACTTTGTTTCTCAATAAATGGTGGATAAACAGAAATGATAAGAAATGCCTAGTTTCTTTctcaatagaaaaataatttgatcAAGTTTGGTGGACTTTTGGACTAACCATGACAGTATGATTAAAATGTTCGCAATTTGAAATAGAGGTTCATGTTTTCAAGGAAGATAAGCTTGTTTGGGTTTATTTAAGAATGTTGGGATGTACAACAAATtcaaaagagaaagagaatggTCCTTATCAAGTATTAGAAAAGATAAATGATAGTAACATAACACCTACCAACACATGAACTTATCTCTACTTTGTAGCATATAAACAATATATCTTATACAGTGAAAgtcaaattttaatattttgatcatttaatatatagatattacGAATTGAATTCTCAttttttgttttcccaacttggAAGTCGAATTTGAGATTTCCTCTTATGCCCTTTTTCAACTCTCATTAAAGTGACacttttgtaaaaaaaaaaactagaaaaCACCATAAAATCCAATTACCAAAATAGGAACTTTGTCTATAAAtttaaggggttattgccagaaaatacgtatactttgtcaattttctggtttatatcatgaccttataatttggccagaaaatacatcaattttcaatttaattgcaattataacatgactttatagtttggccaaaaaatacaccaagtttcaatttattctcaattataacatgaccttgtaattaatttagtataataatatcaagtttaat harbors:
- the LOC131010441 gene encoding zinc finger protein GAI-ASSOCIATED FACTOR 1-like isoform X1, with protein sequence MQENNMVESEILSTESNILNQTKLDEQPVKKKRNLPGMPDPDADVIALSPKTLLATNRFVCEICNKGFQREQNLQLHRRGHNLPWKLRQRSGKELRKRVYVCPEASCVHHNPSRALGDLTGIKKHFCRKHLDKKYKCHRCPKKYALQSDCKAHIKACGTREYSCRCGTLFSRRDSFVTHRAFCDALSRENARSQPPPMVAPLPASSPPPPPLSPSATVLSIQSSELAENSNAELQPPPPPAPTAAATTSNNTRSSSGGFLGSMLSSSSTYPSLLCSIAGPHQRSVSLSLFEKQQLHYVPRQPAALSATALLQKAAQMGATSSFLRGLGLALPSSSSIMKLDNTSLGLPSSSSLNELMMSSSTLFRSKPATLDLLGLGVPAAEASSSGGFSAFRDDSERKYNQSRFCKHD
- the LOC131010441 gene encoding zinc finger protein GAI-ASSOCIATED FACTOR 1-like isoform X2, with the protein product MQENNMVESEILSTESNILNQTKLDEQPVKKKRNLPGMPDPDADVIALSPKTLLATNRFVCEICNKGFQREQNLQLHRRGHNLPWKLRQRSGKELRKRVYVCPEASCVHHNPSRALGDLTGIKKHFCRKHLDKKYKCHRCPKKYALQSDCKAHIKACGTREYSCRCGTLFSRRDSFVTHRAFCDALSRENARSQPPPMVAPLPASSPPPPPLSPSATVLSIQSSATLELAENSNAELQPPPPPAPTAAATTSNNTRSSSGGFLGSMLSSSSTYPSLLCSIAGPHQRSVSLSLFEKQQLHYVPRQPAALSATALLQKAAQMGATSSFLRGLGLALPSSSSIMKLDNTSLGLPSSSSLNELMMSSSTLFRSKPATLDLLGLGVPAAEASSSGGFSAFRDDSERKYNQSRFCKHD